A region of Zeugodacus cucurbitae isolate PBARC_wt_2022May chromosome 5, idZeuCucr1.2, whole genome shotgun sequence DNA encodes the following proteins:
- the LOC105214658 gene encoding irregular chiasm C-roughest protein: MSISMKRKYSTLTTRPCCILDSGSDNSSSGSNCKCATSQRTHPHNYLCHHKHIPHTAPTHTHSCCPAMRLSFFSILLMSLLLLSAHWHAAEAKPKSRKSSNSHHSNDEKSPTEGQRFAMEPQDQTAVVGSRVTLPCRVMGKMGALQWTKDDFGLGQHRNLSGFERYSMVGSDEEGDFSLDIYPVMLDDDAKYQCQVGPGPAGEAGIRSRFAELTVLVPPEAPKITQGEVIYTTEDREIELECVSAGGKPAAEITWIDGLGNVLTKGIEYVKEPLSDSRRITAKSILKLVPKKEHHNTTFTCQAQNTADRTYRAAKIKIEVKYAPKVVVSVISGALAGGRILEGSEVILSCQADANPPPQSYRWFIHDELVTGDYTTKMIIHNVSRQHHEALVKCEVVNAVGKSEETETLDISYAPIFKHRPISVEADLGTNANLVCDVDGNPTPEIEWINENTDKVVGNSAKLELKVTTETAGRYYCKAIVTGFPEIGAEATIYVKRPPIITSHKVQFGAVGSRAKIDCVAFSVPKAEQILWSFDDKLINMSTADPDIYIFEEQHLPEGVRAALIIKESRSSHFGRYNCTVKNSYGSDSLLINLKPEPGSVPILLVVMGSLSSVAIVIMIVMLVIVYMKRNNKKPIPADVIPEASRGGDKLSGLKHELRAKAYDVDYSEAGSDGLAINLTQAPMPDVQMKGATLGVPLAGPVKLDDRFSGDFTYSRQCHIKNLKNQDYKETVNGYAPYFEYALDYSAPTEGGKPGAGVANNGNKSQSSTINSATLPHYTNPVTTTGNLSLPRNRNDMQQQPQQSTAQIGNGFLAGQSLLQNGIDSRFSAIYGNPYLRSNSSLLPPLPPPSTANPAATPAPPPYQRHHHHPSQQHVNMNGGIGVNALKNFSAVSGGIGIAGGANSNGGPGSISGSSSNLTASSNTLAAMTPLTQGAPLSTATPVTTTAPVSVAVAQSPSGQFILPSNGSAKQGALATHV; this comes from the exons ATGTCCATATCAATGAAGCGCAAATATTCTACACTTACGACACGGCCATGCTGCATACTTGACAGCGGGAGCGACaacagcagcagtggcagcaacTGTAAATGTGCAACCAGCCAGCGTACACATCCGCATAACTATCTATGCCACCACAAACACATTCCACACACCGCCCCCACTCACACCCACTCGTGCTGCCCTGCAATGCGCCTCAGCTTTTTCAGCATACTACTAATGTCGCTGTTGTTGCTCAGCGCACATTGGCACGCCGCAGAAGCCAAACCGAAGTCGCGTAAAAGTTCCAACAGCCATCATAGTAATGATGAGAAATCACCAACGGAGGGTCAACGCTTCGCCATGGAGCCGCAGGATCAAACCGCTGTTGTGGGTTCACGTGTTACGCTGCCCTGTCGTGTGATGGGCAAAATGGGTGCATTGCAATGGACGAAAGATGATTTTGGCTTGGGGCAGCATCGCAATTTGAGCGGCTTCGAACGCTATTCGATGGTCGGCAGCGATGAGGAGGGTGACTTTTCGCTAGACATTTATCCGGTGATGCTGGACGATGATGCCAAATATCAGTGCCAAGTGGGACCCGGACCGGCGGGTGAGGCAGGCATACGTTCGCGTTTTGCCGAGTTGACGGTGCTGGTGCCGCCGGAAGCGCCGAAAATCACACAGGGTGAGGTGATATACACGACGGAAGACCGCGAGATTGAGCTGGAGTGCGTGTCGGCTGGTGGCAAGCCAGCAGCTGAG ATCACTTGGATTGACGGTCTCGGCAATGTGCTCACCAAAGGCATCGAGTACGTGAAAGAGCCTTTATCAGACTCGCGTCGCATAACAGCCAAGTCGATTTTGAAACTTGTGCCCAAGAAAGAGCATCACAACACGACATTTACTTGCCAAGCGCAGAATACGGCGGATCGCACTTATCGCGctgcgaaaataaaaatagag GTCAAATATGCTCCCAAGGTCGTGGTCTCGGTTATTAGCGGCGCCTTGGCTGGTGGTCGCATTTTGGAAGGCTCCGAAGTTATACTGTCCTGCCAAGCGGATGCAAATCCACCACCACAAAGCTATCGTTGGTTCATACATGATGAATTGGTCACCGGTGATTATACAACGAAAATG ATCATACACAATGTAAGCCGACAGCATCACGAAGCTTTGGTCAAGTGTGAGGTCGTCAATGCGGTTGGCAAGAGCGAAGAGACCGAAACTTTGGATATCAGCT ATGCTCCAATCTTCAAACATCGTCCGATCTCCGTTGAAGCAGATTTAGGTACGAATGCGAATTTAGTATGTGATGTCGACGGTAATCCGACGCCTGAAATCGAATGGAttaacgaaaatacagacaaa GTCGTCGGCAACTCAGCGAAACTTGAGTTGAAGGTGACTACCGAGACCGCAGGCCGTTATTACTGCAAGGCTATAGTTACCGGCTTTCCAGAGATCGGTGCGGAGGCCACAATTTACGTAAAGCGTCCACCGATTATCACCTCCCATAAGGTACAGTTCGGTGCTGTGGGTAGTCGTGCTAAAATCGATTGTGTGGCATTTAGTGTACCAAAAGCCGAGCAGATTTTATGGTCCTTCGATGACAAACTGATTAATATGAGCACCGCCGATCCGGATATCTATATATTCGAGGAACAACATTTGCCGGAGGGTGTGCGTGCAGCACTCATTATTAAAGAAAGCCGATCCAGTCACTTCGGCCGCTACAATTGTACGGTGAAGAATTCATATGGCAGTGATTCGTTGTTGATCAATCTGAAACCAGAAC CGGGTTCGGTGCCTATACTGCTTGTTGTAATGGGCTCACTCTCTTCGGTTGCTATTGTCATTATGATTGTGATGTTGGTGATTGTTTACATGAAGCGTAATAATAAGAAACCAATTCCTGCGGATGTCATACCAGAGGCATCACGTGGTGGCGATAAGTTGTCTGGTCTGAAACATGAACTGCGTGCTAAAGCCTACGATGTGGACTACTCGGAAGCAGGCAGTGACGGTTTGGCCATAAATCTCACACAAGCACCCATGCCAGATGTCCAAATGAAGGGCGCCACTTTAGGTGTACCACTGGCTGGTCCAGTGAAATTGGACGACAG ATTTTCTGGCGACTTCACTTACAGCCGTCAATGTCATATTAAGAACTTGAAGAATCAAGACTACAAAGAGACTGTCAACGGTTATGCGCCCTACTTTGAATACGCGCTCGACTACAGTGCACCTACCGAAGGTGGCAAGCCCGGCGCTGGTGTTGCTAACAACGGCAACAAATCCCAAAGTAGCACAATCAACTCGGCCACCTTGCCGCACTACACAAACCCCGTTACAACGACCGGCAATCTGAGTTTGCCACGCAATCGCAACGATATGCAACAACAGCCACAACAGAGCACCGCACAAATTGGTAATGGATTCCTTG CCGGTCAGTCGCTACTGCAGAACGGCATAGACAGCCGCTTCAGCGCCATCTATGGCAATCCCTATCTGCGATCGAACTCATCACTACTACCGCCGCTGCCACCACCCAGCACGGCCAATCCCGCCGCCACACCTGCGCCACCACCCTACCAACGGCATCACCATCACCCCAGCCAACAACATGTGAACATGAACGGCGGCATCGGTGTGAATGCGTTGAAGAACTTTAGCGCGGTCTCGGGCGGCATTGGCATTGCGGGCGGCGCCAATAGCAATGGCGGCCCAGGCAGCATTAGCGGTAGCAGTTCTAATCTGACCGCCAGCAGTAATACACTGGCGGCCATGACACCGCTCACACAGGGCGCCCCCTTGTCCACAGCAACACCGGTCACAACAACGGCGCCGGTGTCCGTGGCGGTGGCACAAAGTCCCTCCGGTCAATTCATCCTACCGTCGAACGGCAGTGCCAAACAAGGCGCACTCGCTACGCATGTCTAA